A window of bacterium genomic DNA:
GGACCGAATCGTTGGATACCCCTCAATAAGGAGTGAAGCCGGGCTATTGAGTTCATCTGTGAAAACAAGGGGCAAGACGAAGCGCCTACTTTCTTAGCCCGAGCTCACCAATAAGAGTCCGATAGCGAGTAATATCTTCATTTCGTAGATACGAAAGAAGCCTTTTTCGCTGGGAAACTATCTTTAACAGACCTCTCTTTGAATGTTTATCAAGAGAGTGCTTATCAAAATGTGTTTTAAGCTGCTCAAGTCGACGAGTTAAAAGCGCAATCTGCACCTCTGGCGAGCCTGTATCACCCTCGCCTCTCTTAAACTTTGCAATCACATCCGCCTTTGACCCGACGGTTGTTCCGACTTCTTCTATACTTTCTTCAGCTGGCATTAATAATGCTCCTCAATTTCTTTCTTCATATCATGCAGAAAACAAACGTTGCTTCCTGCACATCCTATCTCAAGTGTTCTTCAAGTTTTGCGTGTATCCCTCTCAAC
This region includes:
- a CDS encoding 30S ribosomal protein S15 — protein: MPAEESIEEVGTTVGSKADVIAKFKRGEGDTGSPEVQIALLTRRLEQLKTHFDKHSLDKHSKRGLLKIVSQRKRLLSYLRNEDITRYRTLIGELGLRK